A region of the Penicillium psychrofluorescens genome assembly, chromosome: 6 genome:
CCTTTTTCCTGTCTCCTTCAACGGCAGAGTATCTTGGCAGGGGCACCAAAGCAATCTATTGTTTTGTGCGTCAACAGCTGGGCGTTCCGATGCATCAAGGGCTGATCGAACATCCCGTTGCTGGCGACCCCAGCAAAAACATGTTCAACGGGCGTTACAAGAAAACGATTGGGTCATGGGTGTCGATGATCTATGAGACATTGCGTGATGGGTCCTTGTATGCGGAGGTCTTTCGGTTCTTGGAACAAGCTCGGATTGGGGAGGAGAAGCAGGGACTTTGCCGAGAACAGTGACTGAAAGGGCATTGGAATACATCTTAACTGCTTAAATAATGACCGTATGGCGGGCTATTGCAACTCGAGAAATGCATAAAGTGAATATCTTCTCTATATATACCTTAAGAGCGATTCCACCCTATCCCACAGGGCGTGCTAGGTTTAAAGAACTATTATATATAACTAACAGCGGCTAGTAACAAGGCTCTTTAGGAGCTCTACTATACTTATATCTAACGCAAGGTAGTATTCTGTAAAATTTTAGTAGGTTCTATTGTtagctatatatatatagctaATATaggaccttcgtacgaagtcctgATATTgttatacttagctaaagctttGAGACTATTAACCGCCATTTTGTTCTATGATGTTTTCCTACCTATGTTTCCCcctttctccttttcttcttttctttctttaatAAATCCTTCTTGTGTACAGGACATGCTATCCATTGATACAATTTAGTTTGCTCCCTAATAGGCCACATCAGAGAGGCTATGGCGGATGATTCGGTATTATTGATCAACGAGAACACCTTGCATAAGAAGGACCCCCCCCGGGTTTCGTGGTCGCGTTGAATATCCTCATGATGGAGTTATACGTATCGTTGGAGCGTACTGAGAAGCAGTGGATTGACctgctggagcaggccaGGTTTAAAGTGATCCAGGTCTAGCGTGCAGAGCTCCAAGGTGTTGGTTTAAATGCATTTTACCAGGCTGTTAGGGGCTAGATATGAATCGTAAAACTTCTAAAACTATAACCTAAAGATCTTACGCCCACTACACTTCATTGTTCTGTGCCAAAAATAGGGGTCCATTCTCGCCTAAAAAACAACCCAGGTAGAGCAATAGATCCCAGCATTTTATTGATAAATCATGCAAGGTATCAGCAATTACAACAGGGTTAACTAGGGTGCAATAGTTGCAGCAGCAGTTACTATACCAGCTACATCCCAGCTAGTCACGTCGAGGGCTGGCCCTCCGGTTCCATCCTTTCCGAGATCTCCTTGCTGCGCGAGGTATTGCAATTTAGCAACTGACTCCCTtagctcctcctcggtgggCATGTTGACGATCATCAGATACATCACATCCTCTCTAAGGATCTTAATTCTGCTACCaatgtccttcttcttttgaGCCCACTTCTCTTTCCACGTTTCGCTCGGAGGAAGACCCTGAGCAGCCCGCTTCTTGTCTCGGGATTCCTTGATGGCAGCCCCAGCGCGATCGAACAGACTTGGTTTTGGCTTATACAGGCCACCGCTAAGGGTTGAGAGAAGGTTTCCATTATTCACTGGGTGGTTGGGGTCATTGTATCGTGAAGTGAAGGCCTTCCGCCCTGACTCGGGGACAGCCACCACAGACCCCTTATGCTCGGCTTCCTGCTTCCTGTTAAGACGTATTCTTTCGGATGTGTGAGAAAGTGAAAAATTGAAGTGGTACTCACAAATGATGCCTGTGACTTTCTATCGATGTAGTCCCGAACCCAGGTTCTTCCAGACTGAAAATTCGACTTGGGCTCCAGGCCATCCCTCATCCGTATGGCAGCTCGATCAATCGCCGGGAATACTAGCGGTGCACACTCCGGAAGTTGCATCTCACCTTGCGTCGCGCCACTTTCTAGTCGATAATGCTTCATGCGCTGCTTCCAGGCGTTCATTTGTGGGTGCTCCTCACTGTGAGTAAACTTAGAGATTGTTGCGGCCGCATCGAACTCTGGTCTCTCTGGCTGAGGTAGGTTGGGATTGAAGTCTGCTTGCACACCTGACTGATTGAAGTTGACCTGCTCGGTTGAGAAGAGTCCGCCAAGCCGGTCAGCTTCGGAACTAGAGGAGTTCGCCTTCTGCTGTTTCTTTGTCGGCTTGGGAGGTCGATCCGTAAACTTCATGATCATCGCGTATTGGCCACGAGGCATGAAGATTTCTTGGTTCGCCCTATCAAGATAGCTGTTGGTACGGTGACGAATTTGAAATTGCTGTGCCGTGTCTGCCACAATTTGGATAGCCGCAGCGGTCAACGCGACTGTCAACGAAGGGGAGAAGCCAGTGATATTGGCTGCGACAACGATGACCTGGAGCCACAAGGAAGCCTATGAAAATGATAAATAAGTAAATACAAACCCGTGGTGGACACAAAAGAGGGAAGGGTGAGAATTAGTGGTCACCAACCTGACTCGCTTTATGGAAGTCGCTGATGAACTTCAGGAACACATCTTCGCTGACACCAGAGTCGGCCAACACAGGCGCATACGCACGCACAAACCCACGCTTCCTAGCGCCGGGCCTGCGCTGAGGAATAATCACAGGACACGGAAGTCGCTGCGGCTGCGCAGGTGGTGGCCCTGCCATCGCCACAAGTGCGCGAATCATgcgctctctcttctttgcctGCTCGTCCTCAGAGTCCTCGGCGTTTATCTCCTCGGGGTCATTATCAGCACCCGCCTCGGAGTCCCTCTGAGCACTTTCTGCACCTGGCCTAGATTGCGATTGATCGTATGTGGGCAGTCCGAATTCTTCAGTGGCTTCATCGAGTTGCCAAGCAGCCTCGTCTCCCTCCATCGCGCGCTCCCGGTCAGCTCTGGTGTCAAGATTGCCGCCGTCGGAGTCATATATCGTCTCAGAAGGGTGGTTTATACTCTTCTCGTCAACGTCGGATGGGTATCCCACTTCAGTGGCTTTGCTCTGCCGGTTTGAGCCGGGTGAGTAGGGAGGGAGCTCTCCTTCTGTTGAGAGCTCCGAGGCCCTTATCGGTAGCTCTCTCTGGTTGCCTAGCTTTGCGCAGGCCTCGCGGGGGACTGCATCAGCTTTCTGGTTGCCGGCAGCGACATAGTCGCCGCTCTCACTTTCCGCATCTGGAATCGAGCGAGGGGTCTCTGAAACGGATGCAGAGGGAGAACCAGAGATAGTGTCTTTGTTACGGTGTCGGGCTGCATGAATGGCTTCAGAAGTGAAGCCAATGCTTGAGCCGATGAGTCTCGCGAGCCCTTTAcccatggtggtggttgtaGGGACAGTAAGTATGGAATGAGAAGAAAATATTTCTGAAAGACAGATAGTATCCCACGGGGGCAGGATCCTTCAAAGCTCGCTTATAGAGCTGCGAAGATTCTAGATCGACATCCCTTTTACCAGGCCCGAGCAGCAGGATGCTCTGAAGTGGATCTGAGTGGAGGAAAGTATCTATTCCTATTATGGCAATTTAGATGTTCTGGCCCCCATTCTGATTTTATTTTTAGACTTTATCCAGTCATGTCGCACTAGCGTCTGTGTTAGGGAAAAGTAATCATAAGGATTGTCTATGGCCCCCATCAGGTTTAAACTATCTAGCCGGCAGATGTGTGTGGGATCGGCGGGCTATGGTATACCGACTCTCCAGGAGACAACCTAGAGGAGGAACGGGTACAGATAGAGGAAGCAGCTTGAAGGTTTGAGATTATACTATAGTAATAGGGGAAGCCTCGCGCGACAGAGAAAAATCGAAACTAAGTTTCGACTGCACAGGATCAAATATGTATTCTATTGACCATCGGCATATTTCATGTTCCAGTCTCCTGAAACTATACGGCCTGGTCAAGACAGTCGCCATTGTCGCCGTTGAATCAGTACTGTTTATATGCTTTGAATGGCGGAGCACCGGATAGGCCTAGCCCTATCTCGAGTAGTCGAATATATATGTACTGCGCATAGACACATCCTGTATTTTTGACACTTGAATCCCCAGGAATTCAGGCGGCCAAAAAGATCTATCCAACACACTCTTGGCGATCTACGACAGCCCAAGCTTTATTTTAACTGCAAAAGACCTGTTAGGcgggggaaagaaagatacAAATGCACCATGGGGCCCTCTCCGGCCCTAAGCctctttttattttccttAAAACATTGGCAATTGAAATCCCTTCTCTGTTGTCTCTATCTATATCCTCAAAATGGGCACCAAGAGTATATCGACCATCTATCTGGCGCTTTTTGTCCGTTAGTCCACTGTAGTTCCCACCTTGTTGCCGAGCCAAGGGGTGCACGTGAACCAAATATATCACAAGCCCAGAAACTTCAAGTGCGATATCCGGGATTACATTTCGTGAAAGCAGCTGAAAACTATGATGAGAGCCAGTTCGATCCCCTGGTAAGGGCTGTACTCACCACGAATTATTATTCGCGAAGGCACGCATCACGTCCAGTCTAAATTGAAGTCTAATTTAACACCATATTCAACTGCTCGACAGCTTCACGATCCTGGGAACCGAGCAGCCTATTGTGACCAAATGGCTTGCCATCTGACTCATCGCTTCTTTCTGCTATATTTAGTGGTTGATTTAGGCGCATACTCTGTAGTGCGTATTCCACCGCGCCCCATTGGCCGCCCAAGCGTGCGCTGAGCCTCGGCGCCCTATGGCCCGAGCACCCTCCTACCTCCTCAG
Encoded here:
- a CDS encoding uncharacterized protein (ID:PFLUO_009618-T1.cds;~source:funannotate), whose translation is MGKGLARLIGSSIGFTSEAIHAARHRNKDTISGSPSASVSETPRSIPDAESESGDYVAAGNQKADAVPREACAKLGNQRELPIRASELSTEGELPPYSPGSNRQSKATEVGYPSDVDEKSINHPSETIYDSDGGNLDTRADRERAMEGDEAAWQLDEATEEFGLPTYDQSQSRPGAESAQRDSEAGADNDPEEINAEDSEDEQAKKRERMIRALVAMAGPPPAQPQRLPCPVIIPQRRPGARKRGFVRAYAPVLADSGVSEDVFLKFISDFHKASQASLWLQVIVVAANITGFSPSLTVALTAAAIQIVADTAQQFQIRHRTNSYLDRANQEIFMPRGQYAMIMKFTDRPPKPTKKQQKANSSSSEADRLGGLFSTEQVNFNQSGVQADFNPNLPQPERPEFDAAATISKFTHSEEHPQMNAWKQRMKHYRLESGATQGEMQLPECAPLVFPAIDRAAIRMRDGLEPKSNFQSGRTWVRDYIDRKSQASFEAEHKGSVVAVPESGRKAFTSRYNDPNHPVNNGNLLSTLSGGLYKPKPSLFDRAGAAIKESRDKKRAAQGLPPSETWKEKWAQKKKDIGSRIKILREDVMYLMIVNMPTEEELRESVAKLQYLAQQGDLGKDGTGGPALDVTSWDVAGIVTAAATIAP